A genomic stretch from Falco cherrug isolate bFalChe1 chromosome 1, bFalChe1.pri, whole genome shotgun sequence includes:
- the NOP56 gene encoding nucleolar protein 56 has product MVLLHVLFEHAAGYALFAVREVEEISLLLPQVEESVLTVGKFHNVVKLVAFAPFKSAQSALENINAVSEGILHEDLRLLLETSMPAKKKKALLGVADAKIGAAILEELGYQCQTGGVVAEILRGIRLHFHALVKGLTAQSASKAQLGLGHSYSRAKVKFNVNRVDNMIIQSISLLDQLDKDINTFSMRVREWYGYHFPELIKIVSENYTYCRLAKFIGNRKELSEESLEGLEEIVMDSAKAQAILEASRSSMGMDISPLDLINIESFSSRVISLSEYRKGLQEYLRSKMSQVAPSLSALIGEVVGARLISHAGSLTNLAKYPASTVQILGAEKALFRALKTRGNTPKYGLIFHSTFIGRAAAKNKGRISRYLANKCTIASRIDCFSEVPTSVFGDKLREQVEERLAFYETGEPPRKNLEVMKEAVVEASEVVAEVKRKQEKKEKKKKKREKRRLEALAAAAEEAENSVLETQENDIEPKKKKKKKKQQEAESEHELEAVSEPEENGLEEEALPKKKRKLTVEADQEEEKKKKKKKKKKKGARDSEED; this is encoded by the exons ATG gtgctgctgcacgTGCTGTTCGAGCATGCCGCCGGGTACGCGCTGTTCGCCGTGCGGGAGGTGGAGGAGatcagcctgctgctgccgcaG GTGGAGGAGAGCGTCCTTACCGTCGGCAAGTTCCACAACGTGGTGAAGCTGGTGGCGTTCGCCCCCTTCAAGTCGGCGCAGAGCGCGCTGGAGAACATCAACGCCGTCTCCGAGG GGATCCTCCATGAGGACctgcggctgctgctggagacCTCCATGCCGGccaagaagaagaaagcactGCTGGGGGTGGCCGACGCCAAGATCGGGGCTGCCAtcctggaggagctgggctACCAGTGCCAGACCGGGGGAGTGGTGGCCGAGATCCTGCGGG GGATCCGCCTGCACTTCCACGCACTGGTGAAGGGCCTGACCGCCCAGTCGGCCTCCAAGGCCCAACTGGGCCTTGGGCACAGCTACTCCCGGGCCAAGGTGAAGTTCAACGTGAACCGTGTGGACAACATGATCATCCAGTCTATCAGCCTGCTGGACCAGCTGGACAAGGACATCAACACCTTCTCCATGCGCGTGCg GGAATGGTATGGGTACCACTTCCCCGAGCTGATCAAGATCGTCTCTGAGAACTACACGTACTGCCGGCTGGCCAAGTTCATCGGAAACCGCAAGGAGCTGAGCGAGGAGAGCCTGGAGGGACTGGAGGAGATCGTCATGGACAGCGCCAAGGCCCAGGCCATCCTGGAGGCCTCCCGCTCTTCCATGG GGATGGACATCTCCCCGCTCGACCTTATCAACATTGAGAGCTTTTCCAGCCGTGTCATCTCGCTCTCAGAGTACCGCAAGGGCCTGCAGGAATATCTGCGCTCCAAGATGAGCCAGGTGGCTCCCAGCCTCTCAGCCCTCATCGGGGAGGTG gtgGGTGCCCGCCTCATCTCCCATGCCGGCAGCCTGACAAACCTGGCCAAGTACCCAGCCTCGACGGTGCAGATCCTGGGGGCTGAGAAGGCCCTTTTCAG GGCTCTGAAGACACGAGGGAACACTCCCAAGTACGGGCTTATTTTCCACTCCACCTTCATTGGACGAGCAGCCGCCAAAAACAAGGGGCGCATCTCCCGCTACCTGGCCAACAAGTGCACCATCGCCTCTCGCATCGACTGTTTCTCAG AGGTTCCCACCAGTGTCTTTGGGGACAAGCTGCGGGAACAGGTGGAGGAGCGCTTGGCCTTCTATGAGACAGGGGAGCCGCCCCGCAAGAACCTGGAGGTGATGAAGGAGGCCGTGGTGGag GCAAGTGAGGTGGTGGCTGAGGTCAagaggaagcaggaaaagaaggagaagaagaagaaaaaacgAGAGAAGCGGCGGCTGGAGgccttggctgcagctgcagaggaggcagagaacTCCGTGCTGGAGACACAG GAGAACGACATCGAGcccaagaagaagaaaaagaagaagaagcagcaggaggccGAATCAGAGCATGAGTTGGAGGCTGTCTCGGAGCCAGAGGAGAATGGGCTGGAGGAAGAGGCCTTGcccaagaagaaaaggaaactaaCGGTAGAGGCTGaccaggaggaggaaaagaagaaaaagaagaagaagaagaagaagaagggagCCAGGGACTCAGAGGAGGATTAG
- the IDH3B gene encoding isocitrate dehydrogenase [NAD] subunit beta, mitochondrial isoform X2 has protein sequence MAALSVGRAAAGRLLRAQSLGVWRSLHASAALQQIPRAKSENAKSEGMFQVTMLPGDGVGPELMHAVKEVFKAASVPVVFDEHHLSEVQNMASEEKLDQVVDSMKESKVALIGKIHTPMEYKGELASYDMRLRRKLDLFANVVHVKSLPGYKTRHNNLDLVIIREQTEGEYSSLEHESAKGVIECLKIITRAKSQRIAKFAFDYATKKGRSKVTAVHKANIMKLGDGLFLQCCEEVAELYPKIKFDTMIIDNCCMQLVQNPYQFDVLVMPNLYGNIIDNLAAGLVGGAGVVPGESYSAEYAVFEMGARHPFAQAVGRNIANPTAMLLSAANMLRHLNLEFHSNLISDAVKKVIKVGKVRTADMGGYATSMDFTQAVIAALDV, from the exons ATGGCGGCGCTCAGCGTGGGCCGGGCGGCCGCCGGG cgTCTCCTGCGTGCCCAGAGCCTCGGTGTGTGGAGGAGCCTGCATGcctctgctgccctccagcagatcccACGGGCCAAG TCAGAAAATGCGAAGTCTGAGGGCATGTTCCAGGTCACCATGCTGCCTGGAGATGGGGTGGGCCCGGAGCTCATGCATGCCGTCAAGGAGGTGTTCAAG GCTGCCAGCGTGCCTGTGGTCTTCGATGAGCATCACCTGAGCGAGGTGCAGAACATGGcgtcagaagaaaaactggaCCAGGTGGTTGACTCTATGAAGGAAAGTAAAGTTGCCCTGATAG GCAAGATCCACACCCCCATGGAGTACAAGGGAGAGCTGGCTTCTTACGATATGAGGCTCAG GCGCAAGTTGGACTTGTTTGCAAATGTTGTGCATGTGAAGAGCTTACCAGGCTATAAAACACGCCACAACAACTTGGACCTCGTGATCATTCGTGAGCAGACGGAGGGGGAGTACAGCTCCCTGGAACATGAG AGCGCAAAGGGAGTCATCGAATGCCTGAAGATCATCACCCGGGCCAAGTCGCAGCGCATTGCCAAGTTTGCCTTTGACTATGCCACCAAAAAAGGGCGCTCTAAGGTCACAGCTGTGCACAAGGCCAACATTAT GAAACTGGGCGATGGGCtcttcctgcagtgctgtgaagaAGTGGCAGAACTGTACCCCAAGATCAAATTTGACACCATGATCATTGACAACTGCTGCATGCAG CTGGTGCAGAACCCCTACCAGTTCGATGTCCTTGTGATGCCGAACCTCTATGGAAACATCATTGATAACCTGGCAGCTGGCTTGGTGGGCGGCGCTGGCGTGGTTCCTGGGGAGAGTTACAGCGCCGAGTACGCAGTGTTCGAGATG GGCGCCCGCCACCCCTTCGCgcaggctgtgggcaggaaCATTGCCAATCCCACTGCCATGCTGCTCTCAGCCGCCAACATGCTGCGGCATCTCAA CTTGGAATTTCACTCCAACTTGATCTCGGATGCGGTGAAGAAGGTGATCAAAGTCGGAAAA GTGCGCACGGCGGACATGGGGGGCTACGCCACGTCCATGGATTTCACCCAAGCCGTGATAGCTGCCCTGGATGTCTAG
- the IDH3B gene encoding isocitrate dehydrogenase [NAD] subunit beta, mitochondrial isoform X1 produces MAALSVGRAAAGRLLRAQSLGVWRSLHASAALQQIPRAKSENAKSEGMFQVTMLPGDGVGPELMHAVKEVFKAASVPVVFDEHHLSEVQNMASEEKLDQVVDSMKESKVALIGKIHTPMEYKGELASYDMRLRRKLDLFANVVHVKSLPGYKTRHNNLDLVIIREQTEGEYSSLEHESAKGVIECLKIITRAKSQRIAKFAFDYATKKGRSKVTAVHKANIMKLGDGLFLQCCEEVAELYPKIKFDTMIIDNCCMQLVQNPYQFDVLVMPNLYGNIIDNLAAGLVGGAGVVPGESYSAEYAVFEMGARHPFAQAVGRNIANPTAMLLSAANMLRHLNLEFHSNLISDAVKKVIKVGKVRTRDLGGYSTTSDFVKSVIDNLHPHYGA; encoded by the exons ATGGCGGCGCTCAGCGTGGGCCGGGCGGCCGCCGGG cgTCTCCTGCGTGCCCAGAGCCTCGGTGTGTGGAGGAGCCTGCATGcctctgctgccctccagcagatcccACGGGCCAAG TCAGAAAATGCGAAGTCTGAGGGCATGTTCCAGGTCACCATGCTGCCTGGAGATGGGGTGGGCCCGGAGCTCATGCATGCCGTCAAGGAGGTGTTCAAG GCTGCCAGCGTGCCTGTGGTCTTCGATGAGCATCACCTGAGCGAGGTGCAGAACATGGcgtcagaagaaaaactggaCCAGGTGGTTGACTCTATGAAGGAAAGTAAAGTTGCCCTGATAG GCAAGATCCACACCCCCATGGAGTACAAGGGAGAGCTGGCTTCTTACGATATGAGGCTCAG GCGCAAGTTGGACTTGTTTGCAAATGTTGTGCATGTGAAGAGCTTACCAGGCTATAAAACACGCCACAACAACTTGGACCTCGTGATCATTCGTGAGCAGACGGAGGGGGAGTACAGCTCCCTGGAACATGAG AGCGCAAAGGGAGTCATCGAATGCCTGAAGATCATCACCCGGGCCAAGTCGCAGCGCATTGCCAAGTTTGCCTTTGACTATGCCACCAAAAAAGGGCGCTCTAAGGTCACAGCTGTGCACAAGGCCAACATTAT GAAACTGGGCGATGGGCtcttcctgcagtgctgtgaagaAGTGGCAGAACTGTACCCCAAGATCAAATTTGACACCATGATCATTGACAACTGCTGCATGCAG CTGGTGCAGAACCCCTACCAGTTCGATGTCCTTGTGATGCCGAACCTCTATGGAAACATCATTGATAACCTGGCAGCTGGCTTGGTGGGCGGCGCTGGCGTGGTTCCTGGGGAGAGTTACAGCGCCGAGTACGCAGTGTTCGAGATG GGCGCCCGCCACCCCTTCGCgcaggctgtgggcaggaaCATTGCCAATCCCACTGCCATGCTGCTCTCAGCCGCCAACATGCTGCGGCATCTCAA CTTGGAATTTCACTCCAACTTGATCTCGGATGCGGTGAAGAAGGTGATCAAAGTCGGAAAA GTTCGGACACGGGACTTGGGCGGTTACTCCACCACTTCTGACTTCGTGAAGTCTGTGATTGACAACCTGCACCCCCACTATGGTGCCTAG
- the VPS16 gene encoding vacuolar protein sorting-associated protein 16 homolog, giving the protein MDCYTANWNPLGEETFYRKFELYTMEWSLKEDLRDCMVAAAPYGGPIALLKNNTRKEKSPSARPLLEIYSASGLLLASMPWKSGQLVQLGWTASEDLLCIQEDGTVLIYNLFCEFMRHFSMGNEVLQNRVLEAKVFHTEYGTGVAILTGAHRFSLTTNIDDLKLRRMPEVPGLQKPPSCWAVLSQDRVTIVLLAVGQDLYLLDNTSCSMVTPPGMSPSAGTYLQMAVSFNYRCLALFTDTGYIWMGLATLKEKLCEFHSSVRSPPKQMVWCMRPRSRQRAVVVTWDRQLMVVGNSTECIQFVLDEDSYLVPELDGVRILSRTSHEFLHEIPEASQEIFKIASMAPGALLLEAQKEYEKESQKADEYLREIKDQKLLPEAVSQCIEAAGYEHEPDTQKSLLRAASFGKCFIDKFPPESFVRMCQDLRVLNAIRDYQIGIPLTFTQYKRLTVEVLLDRLVLRRLYPLAIRICEYLRLSEIQGVSRILAHWACYKVQQKDKSDEEVAHAINQKLGDTPGISYSEIAARAYDCGRTELAIKLLEYEPRSGEQVPLLLKMKRSKLALSKAIESGDTDLVYAVVLHLKNELNRGTFFMTLQNQPVALSLYRQFCKHQERETLKDLYNQDDNHQELGNFHVHSSYSEKRIEGRVGALQNALDEYYKAKNEFAAKATEDQIKLLRLQRHLQEDFDKPYLDLSLHDTVSNLILDGHHKRAEQLYREFKIPDKRYWWLKISALANRGDWEEMEKFSKSKKSPIGYLPFVEISVKHHNRYEAKKYAPRVTPEQRVKAFVLVGDLDQAADAAIEHKNETEMNFVLSKCTASTDTAVAEKLNRARAQLLKK; this is encoded by the exons ATGGACTGTTACACGGCCAACTGGAACCCGCTGGGCGAGGAGACCTTCTACCg CAAGTTCGAGCTGTACACCATGGAGTGGAGCCTAAAGGAGGACCTGCGGGACTGCATGGTGGCGGCCGCCCCGTATGGAGGACCCATAG ctctgctgaagaaCAACACCCGCAAGGAGAAATCCCCCAGCGCCCGCCCACTGCTGGAGATCTACTCTGCCTCGGGGCTTCTCCTGGCCAGCATGCCG TGGAAGAGCGGccagctggtgcagctgggctggaCGGCCAGTGAGGACCTGCTGTGCATCCAGGAGGATGGCACCGTTCTCATCTACAACCTCTTCTGCGAGTTCATGCGCCACTTCAGCATGGGCAAT GAGGTGCTGCAGAACCGCGTGCTGGAGGCAAAGGTCTTCCACACTGAGTACGGCACCGGTGTGGCCATCCTCACCGGCGCACACCGCTTCTCCCTCACCACCAACATCGATGACCTGAAGCTGCGCAGGATGCCCGAGGTTCCCG GTCTGCAGAAGCCGCCTtcttgctgggctgtgctgtccCAGGATAGAGTCACCATCGTCTTGCTGGCGGTCGGACAGGACCTCTACCTCCTGGATAACACTTCCTGCTCCATGGTG ACCCCCCCTGGCATGAGCCCCTCTGCTGGCACCTATCTGCAGATGGCTGTGTCCTTCAACTACCGCTGCCTGGCACTCTTCACCGACACTGGCTACATCTGGATGGGGCTAGCCACACTGAAG gagaagctCTGCGAGTTCCACAGCAGTGTCCGATCTCCACCCAAGCAGATGGTTTG GTGCATGCGTCCCCGGAGCCGGCAGCGTGCTGTGGTCGTGACCTGGGACCGGCAGCTGATGGTGGTGGGCAACTCCACGGAGTGCATCCA ATTTGTCCTGGATGAGGACTCCTACCTGGTGCCCGAGCTGGATGGGGTCCGGATCTTGTCTCGCACCTCCCATGAGTTCCTGCACGAGATCCCAG AGGCCAGCCAGGAGATCTTCAAGATTGCCTCCATGGCCCCGGGAGCACTTCTGCTGGAGGCACAGAAGGAGTATGAG aaGGAGAGCCAGAAGGCAGACGAGTACTTGCGGGAGATCAAGGACCAGAAGCTGCTCCCGGAGGCGGTGAGCCAGTGCATTGAGGCAGCCGGCTACGAGCATGAGCCGGACACCCAGAAGTCGCTGCTGAGG GCAGCGTCCTTTGGGAAGTGCTTCATCGACAAGTTCCCCCCGGAGAGCTTCGTGCGCATGTGCCAGGACCTGCGGGTGCTCAACGCCATCCGGGACTACCAGATCGGCATCCCCCTCACCTTCACCCA ATACAAGCGGCTCACTGTTGAGGTCCTGTTGGACAG GCTGGTCCTGCGGCGGCTCTACCCCCTGGCCATCAGAATCTGCGAGTACCTGCGCCTCTCGGAGATCCAGGGTGTCAGCCGCATCCTGGCCCACTGGGCCTGCTACAAG GTGCAGCAGAAGgacaagtctgatgaggaggTGGCCCATGCCATTAACCAGAAGCTGGGTGACACACCGGGCATCTCCTACTCTGAGATTGCTGCCCGGGCTTATGACTGCGGCAGGACAGAGCTTGCCATCAAG ctgctggagtaTGAGCCACGCTCCGGGGAGCAGGTCCCGCTGCTGCTGAAGATGAAGCGGAGCAAGCTGGCCCTCAGCAAAGCCATTGAGAGTGGGGACACTGACCTGG TCTACGCTGTCGTGCTCCACCTGAAGAACGAGCTGAATCGTGGCACCTTCTTCATGACGCTGCAGAACCAGCCGGTGGCCCTGAGCCTGTACCGCCAG TTTTGCAAGCACCAGGAGCGGGAGACGCTGAAGGACCTGTATAACCAGGACGACAATCACCAGGAGCTTGGCAACTTCCACGTCCACTCCAGCTACTCGGAGAAG CGCATTGAAGGGCGAGTGGGAGCTCTGCAGAATGCCCTGGACGAGTACTACAAAGCCAAAAATGAGTTCGCTGCCAAG GCCACAGAGGATCAGATCAAGCTCTTGCGGCTCCAGCGACACCTCCAGGAGGACTTTGACAAGCCCTATCTCGACCTCTCGCTCCATGACACTGTCTCCAACCTCATCCTGGACGGCCACCACAAGCGAGCCGAGCAGCTCTACCGCGAGTTCAAGATCCCCGACAAGAG GTACTGGTGGCTGAAGATCAGCGCCCTGGCCAACCGTGGGGActgggaggagatggagaagtTCTCCAAGAGCAAGAAGTCGCCCATTGGGTACCTG ccctttgTGGAGATCTCGGTGAAGCACCACAACCGCTACGAGGCCAAGAAGTATGCGCCCCGCGTGACCCCCGAGCAGCGTGTCAAAGCCTTCGTCCTGGTGGG ggaCCTGGACCAGGCGGCCGACGCTGCCATTGAGCACAAGAATGAGACCGAGATGAATTTTGTCCTGTCCAAGTGCACTGCCAGCACCGACACCGCCGTGGCCGAGAAGCTGAACCGGGCTCGAGCCCAGCTCCTGAAGAAGTGA
- the LOC102052756 gene encoding probable N-acetyltransferase CML5 produces the protein MASYRIRQYREQDYDAVRTLFARGILEHASAGYRHVLRSARAQLGLLVLFAAVRTVVGYWVLGLGAVALALVAIWLLVRSFSTSYVRQALSTDLCDIPTSYLRAPDSCFWVAEAGGAVVGMVAVAPPQDPAERGAALELKRMSVSRDYRGQGISKALCGEVLRFARARGYGAVVLSTSMVQVAAQRLYEGQGFRKVGAFSPSLLGTLLCFQIFQYRCDLPGRAAASPH, from the coding sequence ATGGCGTCCTACCGCATCCGTCAGTACCGGGAACAGGACTACGACGCCGTGCGGACCCTCTTTGCCCGTGGCATCTTGGAGCACGCCTCGGCTGGCTACCGCCACGTCCTGCGCTCAGCACGggctcagctggggctgctggtccTCTTCGCGGCAGTGCGGACAGTCGTGGGCTACTGGGTGCTAGGGCTGGGGGCCGTGGCCTTGGCGCTGGTGGCCATCTGGCTCCTGGTCCGCTCCTTCAGTACGTCCTATGTGCGCCAGGCACTGAGCACCGACCTCTGTGACATCCCCACCAGCTACCTGCGGGCACCCGACTCCTGCTTCTGGGTGGCTGAGGCTGggggggccgtggtgggcatGGTGGCCGTGGCACCACCGCAGGATCCGGCTGAGAGAGGGGCCGCCCTGGAGCTGAAGCGAATGTCAGTCAGCAGGGACTACCGGGGCCAGGGCATCTCCAAAGCGCTCTGCGGGGAGGTGCTGCGCTTCGCCCGGGCACGGGGGTATGGGGCGGTGGTCCTCTCCACCTCCATGGTGCAGGTGGCAGCCCAGCGGCTCTACGAGGGCCAGGGCTTCAGGAAGGTGGGCGCCTTCAGCCCCTCGCTGCTCGGCACTCTCCTCTGCTTCCAGATCTTCCAGTACCGCTGTGACCTGCCCGGCCGTGCTGCAGCCTCGCCACACTAG
- the LOC102052929 gene encoding probable N-acetyltransferase camello has protein sequence MVEFRIRLYREDDYEAVREVFATGMSEYVPALCLHVLRQPWVLLVLGCTFCLLLASARSLLLPVLALTLLLALARHLLGYAWSTYIDRCLGDDLQDIAATYAENAGAQFWVAEADERVVGTVGLRPADGTDGEVVLKRMSVRKDYRGLGIATALGRTALAFARQRGCRAVVLNTLMLQHEARALYERLGFRQQRHYVLPTIYGRLANCTITTYRYDLSGTP, from the coding sequence ATGGTGGAATTCCGGATCCGGCTGTACCGCGAGGATGACTACGAGGCAGTGCGCGAGGTCTTCGCCACTGGCATGAGCGAGTACGTGCCAGCACTGTGCCTGCACGTGCTGCGGCAGCCCTGGGtactgctggtgctgggctgcaccttctgcctgctgctggccagtgCCCGctcgctgctgctgcctgtgctggccctcaccctgctgctggccctggcccGGCACCTCCTGGGCTATGCCTGGAGCACCTACATCGACCGCTGCCTTGGGGACGACCTGCAGGACATCGCGGCCACCTACGCCGAGAACGCCGGTGCCCAGTTCTGGGTGGCGGAGGCGGACGAGAGGGTGGTGGGTACGGTGGGCTTGCGGCCAGCCGACGGCACTGACGGGGAGGTGGTGCTAAAGAGGATGTCGGTGAGGAAGGACTACCGTGGCCTGGGCATTGCCACGGCACTGGGCCGCACTGCACTGGCCTTCGCGCGGCAGCGCGGCTGCCGGGCCGTGGTGCTCAACACGCTGATGCTGCAGCACGAGGCTCGAGCCCTCTATGAGCGCCTGGGCTTCCGCCAGCAGCGCCACTACGTCCTGCCCACCATCTACGGCCGCTTGGCCAACTGCACCATCACCACCTACCGCTACGACCTGTCCGGCACGCCCTGA
- the CPXM1 gene encoding probable carboxypeptidase X1: MPGLPLALLLLLLAPPAPPARAAPPRSTPRPRGMTATPAEPGRPGAPGMGTGTAAAPPEGTATAPPRGTASAPSKGAAGGWPGSAAPASPAPPERGSPKEMGPGATAPAPRKKLVRVKVVKKKVVKKKKPKAPAKDAAALQEPQCPPLGLESLRVLDSQLRASSDKRYGLGAHRGRLNIQSGLYDGDFYDGGWCAGQEDTKQWLEVDARRLTNFTGVITQGLNSIWTYDWVTSYKVQVSNDTYTWHPCRNGTEEAVFPGNKDPETPVLNLLPSPVVARYLRINPQTWFANGTICLRAEVLGCPLPDPNNIYAWQSQPLPSSKLDFRHHNYKEMRKLMKRVNDECPDITRIYSIGKSYLGLKMYVMEISDNPGQHEVGEPEFRYVAGMHGNEVLGRELLLNLMEYLCREFRLGNPRVVQLVTETRIHLLPSMNPDGYETAYKLGSELSGWAMGRWTYEGIDLNHNFADLNTVLWDAEDNDLVPHEFPNHYIPIPEYYTFANATVAPETRAVIDWMQRYPFVLSANLHGGELVVTYPFDMTRTYWKAQELTPTADDGVFRWLATVYATSNLAMASEERRLCHYDDFTRFGNIINGANWHTVPGSMNDFSYLHTNCFEITVELSCDKFPHASELPAEWENNRESLLLYMEQVHRGIKGVVRDRDTEQGIANAVISVDGINHDVRTAFDGDYWRLLNPGEYEVTARAEGYEAATQPCRVSYENVPTPCSFRLARLRPRRLQGRPAGGARPPPDLLLRLRRQRLRRLRAHRRAP; this comes from the exons atgccggggctgcccctcgctctgctgctgctgctgttggcccccccggcgccccccgcccgggcggcgcccccccgcagcaccccccgcccccgcgggaTGACGGCTACCCCCGCCGAGCCCGGCCGCCCCGGCGCCCCGGGGATGGGCACGGGCACCGCGGCGGCCCCCCCCGAAGGCACCGCGACGGCCCCCCCGAGAGGCACGGCATCGGCCCCCTCGaagggcgcggcgggggggtggccgggcagcgcagcccccgcTAGCCCTGCCCCCCCCGAGCGCGGCAGCCCGAAGGAGATGGGGCCCGGGGCCACAG ccccagcacccaggaaGAAGCTGGTGCGGGTCAAAGTTGTGAAGAAGAAAGTGGTGAAGAAGAAGAAGCCAAAGGCTCCGGCCAAGGatgcagctgccctgcaggagcCCC AGTGTCCCCCCCTGGGGCTGGAGTCCTTGCGGGTGCTGGATTCCCAGCTGCGAGCCTCCAGCGACAAGCGCTATGGCCTGGGTGCCCACCGCGGGCGCCTCAACATCCAG TCAGGGCTCTACGATGGGGACTTCTACGACGGTGGCTggtgtgcagggcaggaggacaCGAAGCAGTGGCTGGAGGTGGATGCCCGCCGGCTCACCAACTTCACCGGGGTCATCACGCAGGGGCTCAACTCCATCTGGAC GTACGACTGGGTGACGTCCTACAAAGTCCAGGTCAGCAATGACACGTACACATGGCATCCGTGCCGCAACGGCACCGAGGAGGCG GTGTTCCCCGGGAACAAGGACCCCGAGACACCGGTGCTCAACCTGCTGCCCTCGCCAGTGGTGGCACGGTACCTGCGCATCAACCCCCAGACGTGGTTCGCCAACGGCACCATCTGCCTGcgggcagaggtgctgggctgcccccTGCCAG ACCCAAACAACATCTACGCCTGGCaaagccagcccctgcccagcagcaagCTGGATTTCCGCCATCACAACTACAAGGAGATGAGAAAG CTGATGAAGCGGGTGAACGATGAGTGTCCCGACATCACCCGCATCTACAGCATCGGGAAGAGCTACCTGGGCCTCAAGATGTATGTGATGGAGATCTCGGACAACCCCGGGCAGCACGAAGTGG GCGAGCCAGAGTTCCGCTACGTGGCGGGGATGCATGGCAATGAGGTGCTGGGCCGGGAGCTGCTGCTCAACCTGATGGAGTACCTGTGCCGGGAGTTTCGGCTGGGCAACCCCCGCGTGGTGCAGCTGGTCACCGAGACCCGCAtccacctcctgccctccatgAACCCCGACGGCTACGAGACTGCCTACAAGTTG GGCTCGGAGCTGTCAGGCTGGGCCATGGGCCGCTGGACCTACGAGGGCATCGACCTCAACCACAACTTTGCTGACCTCAACACGGTGCTGTGGGATGCTGAGGACAATGACCTGGTGCCCCATGAGTTCCCCAACCACTACATCCCCATCCCCGAGTACTACACCTTCGCCAATGCCACG GTGGCCCCCGAGACGCGGGCGGTGATCGACTGGATGCAGCGGTACCCCTTCGTGCTGAGCGCCAACCTGCACGGGGGAGAGCTGGTGGTCACCTACCCCTTCGACATGACCCGCACCTACTGGAAGGCGCAGGAGCTGACACCCACTGCCGATGATGGGGTCTTCCGCTGGCTGGCCACTGTCTACGCCACCTCCAACCTGGCCATGGCCAGTGAGGAGCGACGCCTCTGCCACTACGATGACTTCACCCGCTTCGGCAACATCATCAACGGGGCCAACTGGCACACAGTGCCTGGCA GCATGAATGACTTCAGCTACCTGCACACCAACTGCTTCGAGATCACGGTGGAGCTCTCCTGCGACAAATTCCCGCACGCTTCTGAGCTGCCGGCCGAGTGGGAGAACAACCGGGAGTCCCTGCTGCTCTACATGGAGCAG GTGCACCGTGGGATTAAGGGGGTGGTTCGGGACAGGGACACGGAGCAGGGCATTGCCAACGCCGTCATCTCTGTGGATGGCATCAACCATGATGTTCGGACAG CCTTCGACGGGGACTACTGGCGGCTGTTGAACCCGGGCGAGTACGAGGTGACGGCGCGGGCCGAGGGCTACGAGGCGGCCACCCAGCCGTGCCGCGTCTCCTACGAGAACGTGCCCACCCCCTGCAGCTTCCGCCTGGCCCGGCTGCGGCCGCGGCGGCTGCAGGGgcgcccggcggggggggcccggccgccccccgaCCTGCTGCTGCGGCTGCGCCGCCAGCGCCTGCGCCGCCTTCGCGCCCACCGCCGCGCACCCTGA